A DNA window from Pyrus communis chromosome 3, drPyrComm1.1, whole genome shotgun sequence contains the following coding sequences:
- the LOC137728013 gene encoding isocitrate dehydrogenase [NAD] regulatory subunit 1, mitochondrial isoform X2, whose product MARRTLPILKNLTHRPTPAHFLPKPDPNTRSVTYMPRPGDGAPRPVTLIPGDGIGPLVTNAVEQVMEAMHAPVYFERYDVHGDLKRVPAEVIESIRKNKVCLKGGLKTPMGGGVSSLNVQLRKELDLYASLVNCFNLPGLPTRHENVDIVVIRENTEGEYAGLEHEVVPGVVESLKFCSERIAKYAFEYAYLNNRKKVTAVHKANIMKLADGLFLESCREVAKKYPSINYNEIIVDNCCMQLVSKPEQFDVMVTPNLYGNLVANTAAGIAGGTGVMPGGNVGADHAVFEQGASAGNVGNEKLWEQKKANPVALLLSSAMMLRHLQFPSFADRLETAVKRVISEGKYRTKDLGGVSSTQEVVDAVIANLD is encoded by the exons ATGGCCCGTCGGACCCTCCCGATCCTAAAAAACCTCACCCACCGCCCCACGCCCGCACACTTCCTTCCCAAACCCGACCCGAACACCCGATCCGTCACCTACATGCCCCGACCCGGAGACGGTGCCCCGCGGCCCGTAACCCTGATCCCTGGCGACGGAATCGGCCCGCTCGTCACCAACGCCGTCGAGCAAGTCATGGAAGCGATGCACGCTCCCGTGTACTTCGAGCGATACGACGTCCACGGCGACCTGAAGCGGGTCCCCGCGGAGGTGATCGAGTCGATCCGGAAAAACAAGGTGTGCTTGAAGGGCGGCCTGAAGACTCCGATGGGCGGCGGAGTGAGCTCGCTAAACGTCCAGCTGAGAAAAGAGCTCGACCTGTACGCGTCGCTAGTCAACTGCTTCAACCTCCCCGGTCTACCCACCCGCCATGAGAACGTGGACATTGTCGTAATTAGAGAGAACACCGAGGGTGAATATGCCGGGCTTGAGCACGAGGTCGTCCCCGGCGTCGTCGAAAGCCTCAAG TTCTGCTCGGAGCGAATCGCCAAGTACGCTTTCGAGTACGCGTATTTGAACAACAGGAAGAAGGTGACTGCTGTGCACAAAGCCAACATTATGAAGCTGGCTGATGGGTTGTTCTTGGAGTCATGCAGAGAGGTTGCTAAAAAGTACCCAAGTATTAACTACAATGAGATCATTGTGGACAATTGCTGTATGCAACTCGTTTCGAAGCCGGAGCAATTTGATGTGATG GTCACTCCCAATCTTTATGGAAATCTAGTGGCAAATACGGCAGCTGGTATTGCTGGAGGCACTGGTGTCATGCCAGGAG GAAATGTGGGTGCTGATCACGCTGTTTTTGAGCAAGGTGCTTCAGCAGGAAATGTCGGAAACGAAAAGTTATGGGAGCAAAAGAAGGCCAATCCAGTGGCTTTGCTTCTGTCATCAGCAATGATGTTGAGGCATCTCCAGTTTCCTTCATTTGCTGATCGACTTGAAACAGCGGTGAAACGTGTAATCTCAGAAGGCAAGTACAGGACAAAAGATCTCGGTGGAGTCAGCAGCACCCAAGAGGTTGTTGATGCCGTTATTGCTAACCTGGACTGA
- the LOC137728013 gene encoding isocitrate dehydrogenase [NAD] regulatory subunit 1, mitochondrial isoform X1 has product MARRTLPILKNLTHRPTPAHFLPKPDPNTRSVTYMPRPGDGAPRPVTLIPGDGIGPLVTNAVEQVMEAMHAPVYFERYDVHGDLKRVPAEVIESIRKNKVCLKGGLKTPMGGGVSSLNVQLRKELDLYASLVNCFNLPGLPTRHENVDIVVIRENTEGEYAGLEHEVVPGVVESLKVITKFCSERIAKYAFEYAYLNNRKKVTAVHKANIMKLADGLFLESCREVAKKYPSINYNEIIVDNCCMQLVSKPEQFDVMVTPNLYGNLVANTAAGIAGGTGVMPGGNVGADHAVFEQGASAGNVGNEKLWEQKKANPVALLLSSAMMLRHLQFPSFADRLETAVKRVISEGKYRTKDLGGVSSTQEVVDAVIANLD; this is encoded by the exons ATGGCCCGTCGGACCCTCCCGATCCTAAAAAACCTCACCCACCGCCCCACGCCCGCACACTTCCTTCCCAAACCCGACCCGAACACCCGATCCGTCACCTACATGCCCCGACCCGGAGACGGTGCCCCGCGGCCCGTAACCCTGATCCCTGGCGACGGAATCGGCCCGCTCGTCACCAACGCCGTCGAGCAAGTCATGGAAGCGATGCACGCTCCCGTGTACTTCGAGCGATACGACGTCCACGGCGACCTGAAGCGGGTCCCCGCGGAGGTGATCGAGTCGATCCGGAAAAACAAGGTGTGCTTGAAGGGCGGCCTGAAGACTCCGATGGGCGGCGGAGTGAGCTCGCTAAACGTCCAGCTGAGAAAAGAGCTCGACCTGTACGCGTCGCTAGTCAACTGCTTCAACCTCCCCGGTCTACCCACCCGCCATGAGAACGTGGACATTGTCGTAATTAGAGAGAACACCGAGGGTGAATATGCCGGGCTTGAGCACGAGGTCGTCCCCGGCGTCGTCGAAAGCCTCAAG GTGATCACAAAGTTCTGCTCGGAGCGAATCGCCAAGTACGCTTTCGAGTACGCGTATTTGAACAACAGGAAGAAGGTGACTGCTGTGCACAAAGCCAACATTATGAAGCTGGCTGATGGGTTGTTCTTGGAGTCATGCAGAGAGGTTGCTAAAAAGTACCCAAGTATTAACTACAATGAGATCATTGTGGACAATTGCTGTATGCAACTCGTTTCGAAGCCGGAGCAATTTGATGTGATG GTCACTCCCAATCTTTATGGAAATCTAGTGGCAAATACGGCAGCTGGTATTGCTGGAGGCACTGGTGTCATGCCAGGAG GAAATGTGGGTGCTGATCACGCTGTTTTTGAGCAAGGTGCTTCAGCAGGAAATGTCGGAAACGAAAAGTTATGGGAGCAAAAGAAGGCCAATCCAGTGGCTTTGCTTCTGTCATCAGCAATGATGTTGAGGCATCTCCAGTTTCCTTCATTTGCTGATCGACTTGAAACAGCGGTGAAACGTGTAATCTCAGAAGGCAAGTACAGGACAAAAGATCTCGGTGGAGTCAGCAGCACCCAAGAGGTTGTTGATGCCGTTATTGCTAACCTGGACTGA